In Treponema rectale, a single genomic region encodes these proteins:
- a CDS encoding TatD family hydrolase — MQFFDTHAHIGLIYDSPIEQFRVIQQAKSAGVTRIVSINNSLHDFKKEYTVLKAKAGIYHAVGVGPSEVTNPGADWIKTIEESVKLPNVVAIGETGLDYCKQYGDKRSQIELFITQLELAQKHNLPVIIHNREAGQDIFDILKDRIPEKGAIFHCYSEDGAYAKKCLDAGLNVYFSFAGNLTYRNARNLHETVLSVPTDRMLLETESPFMIPAEFREKKRTMPAMLPSTAKFLAEMLETDLEKLADQLWKNSCKVFNLPE, encoded by the coding sequence ATGCAGTTTTTTGATACTCATGCCCACATAGGCCTAATCTATGATAGTCCTATTGAACAGTTTCGCGTAATTCAGCAGGCAAAAAGTGCCGGAGTTACCAGAATCGTCAGCATAAACAACAGTCTTCATGACTTCAAAAAGGAATATACTGTATTAAAGGCAAAAGCCGGTATTTATCATGCAGTAGGCGTAGGTCCTTCTGAAGTTACAAATCCTGGTGCAGACTGGATAAAGACAATTGAAGAAAGCGTTAAGCTTCCTAACGTTGTTGCAATTGGAGAAACCGGGCTTGATTATTGCAAGCAGTATGGTGATAAGCGCAGTCAGATAGAGCTTTTTATTACCCAGCTTGAACTTGCACAGAAACATAATCTTCCTGTTATCATTCATAATCGTGAAGCAGGACAGGATATTTTTGATATTCTCAAAGACAGGATTCCTGAAAAGGGAGCAATATTCCACTGCTATAGTGAAGACGGTGCCTATGCAAAAAAATGTCTTGATGCCGGGCTGAACGTTTATTTCTCTTTTGCCGGAAACCTTACTTACAGAAATGCCCGCAATCTTCATGAAACAGTTCTTTCTGTTCCTACAGACAGAATGCTTCTTGAAACAGAAAGTCCGTTTATGATTCCTGCAGAATTCAGGGAAAAGAAACGCACAATGCCGGCAATGCTTCCTTCTACAGCAAAATTCCTTGCAGAAATGCTTGAAACAGATCTTGAGAAACTTGCAGATCAGCTTTGGAAGAACAGCTGCAAAGTATTCAATCTTCCGGAATAA
- a CDS encoding M23 family metallopeptidase, with amino-acid sequence MARSRKYRKSDRNFISKVIYHSGSILKKTGHFFVRVFKIFDQKLTLMIVPHSQGKVFNLRTNVFALVLGILVVTGIAASFIYFNRVNLELYAKNKTEHEEHLETQANLDELRSASNDNVQVIKRVQKTLSQFSPLSANQTNQISSATSKNSDLSSLFDTQDITSGTLKEVSDLRQATSYLESTIQPLEQIGKMLENQNTLFTDIPNIWPIKNGIGHISMKFGQTIHPIKQQWYIHKGLDFSTWRSGDPVVATANGQIVTVGYDDSFGNYIIIKHKHGIYTRYAHLSTIKVFKGDSVTQGQVIGTIGNTGIVTGPHLHYEVHIGSDVVDPAKYINLK; translated from the coding sequence TTGGCACGTTCTAGAAAATACAGGAAGAGTGATAGGAATTTTATCTCAAAAGTTATATATCATTCAGGTTCTATTTTAAAGAAAACAGGTCATTTTTTTGTTCGCGTGTTTAAAATTTTTGACCAGAAACTGACCCTTATGATTGTTCCTCATTCCCAGGGAAAAGTCTTTAACCTGCGTACAAACGTATTTGCACTGGTTTTAGGAATTCTTGTCGTAACAGGTATTGCAGCATCATTTATATATTTTAACAGAGTAAATCTCGAACTTTACGCAAAAAACAAAACAGAACACGAAGAGCATCTTGAAACACAGGCAAATCTTGATGAACTGAGAAGTGCAAGCAATGATAACGTACAGGTAATCAAACGCGTACAGAAGACTCTTTCCCAGTTCTCTCCGCTCAGCGCAAACCAGACTAATCAGATTTCCAGCGCAACTTCAAAAAACAGTGACCTTTCTTCACTTTTTGATACCCAGGACATTACATCCGGAACCCTTAAAGAAGTTTCTGACTTACGGCAGGCAACCTCTTATCTCGAAAGCACGATTCAGCCGCTTGAACAGATCGGTAAAATGCTTGAAAACCAGAATACCCTTTTTACAGACATTCCAAATATATGGCCTATCAAAAACGGTATCGGTCACATTTCCATGAAATTCGGACAGACAATTCATCCTATCAAGCAGCAGTGGTACATTCACAAAGGTCTCGATTTCAGTACATGGCGTTCCGGCGACCCGGTAGTTGCAACCGCTAACGGACAGATTGTTACTGTCGGATACGATGACAGTTTCGGTAACTATATCATCATCAAGCACAAACACGGAATTTATACAAGATATGCCCATCTTTCTACAATAAAAGTTTTCAAAGGTGACAGCGTAACACAGGGACAGGTTATCGGAACTATCGGAAACACCGGTATTGTAACAGGACCTCACCTTCATTACGAAGTTCACATCGGTTCTGACGTAGTTGATCCGGCAAAATACATCAACCTGAAGTAA
- a CDS encoding bactofilin family protein: MAIFNDDISINTLIGFGSSIKGDIKINGFTRIDGDLDGNLETSGNVIIGNKARINGNITARSVTVGGIVKGNILAPESVHLLSTSAVIGDIQSHRICAEQNVLIHGHCIALSDETNYNNAVSEWNNRLAVSASSYKV, from the coding sequence ATGGCAATCTTTAACGACGACATCTCTATAAATACTCTCATCGGTTTTGGTTCATCAATTAAAGGCGATATAAAAATAAACGGCTTTACAAGAATCGACGGGGATCTTGACGGAAATCTTGAAACTTCCGGAAACGTAATCATCGGAAACAAAGCCCGCATTAACGGAAACATAACAGCCCGTTCAGTAACTGTAGGCGGTATCGTAAAAGGCAACATTCTTGCCCCGGAATCTGTACACCTGCTTTCTACAAGTGCAGTAATCGGTGATATTCAGTCTCACAGAATCTGCGCCGAACAGAATGTTCTTATTCACGGACACTGTATAGCTCTTTCTGATGAAACCAACTATAACAATGCCGTCAGCGAATGGAACAACCGTCTGGCTGTTTCTGCAAGTTCCTATAAGGTCTGA
- a CDS encoding YaaR family protein, with protein sequence MQIDSTGLFFSAANSAAMTGAGINKDQKTSKIKKKTFASALEKSTYQNQLIQEGFPVEIAEMEVEEAAVFLRDEAEKAADALRESQMPDKFADFRKKVSQFMRYLEKNNFEVKVKARKGFNSKGQPLPPRVQVKIINKDLDEMAAYFISSQKDTLKMLAKLNEISGLLVDLLAS encoded by the coding sequence ATGCAGATAGATTCTACGGGACTGTTTTTTTCAGCTGCAAATTCCGCTGCAATGACCGGCGCAGGAATCAATAAAGACCAGAAAACATCTAAAATCAAAAAAAAGACTTTTGCTTCTGCGTTAGAAAAATCCACTTATCAAAATCAACTTATTCAGGAAGGATTCCCTGTAGAAATTGCAGAGATGGAAGTAGAAGAAGCTGCTGTTTTTTTACGGGATGAAGCAGAAAAAGCCGCAGATGCCTTACGAGAAAGCCAGATGCCGGACAAATTTGCGGACTTCAGAAAAAAAGTTTCACAGTTCATGCGGTACCTGGAAAAAAATAATTTTGAAGTAAAAGTAAAGGCCCGCAAAGGGTTTAATTCAAAAGGACAGCCTCTGCCCCCGAGAGTTCAGGTAAAAATAATAAACAAAGACCTTGATGAAATGGCTGCTTATTTTATTTCAAGCCAGAAAGATACACTTAAAATGCTTGCAAAACTAAATGAAATCTCAGGCCTTTTAGTAGACTTATTGGCAAGTTAA
- a CDS encoding PSP1 domain-containing protein, which produces MSDIFEQDMDEAEDLSSLEDETFEDEASGNFVFPDNLYKLKLEYSCEGIYASVPEKLNLNPGDFVIIPTRYGNDLARNLGKCTTPVGIKPSDVVQVIRAASKEDLDHAADLLEREKSAFVTFKEKVAYHHLDMKLISVHFLVGEPKALFFFSSENRVDFRELVKDLVSVFKMRIELRQIGVRDESRITGGLGICGRPYCCHSINDKLKPVSIRMAKDQNLSLNSMKISGQCGRLLCCLSYEYDWYAQARKSLPNEGIRIYYDGTNFRVTEVNPITFMIKMSGEDGRLLEVNAKRFVKDGNHWKIN; this is translated from the coding sequence ATGTCAGATATTTTTGAACAGGATATGGATGAGGCTGAAGACCTTTCTTCTCTTGAAGATGAAACTTTTGAAGATGAAGCCTCAGGTAATTTTGTATTTCCAGATAATCTTTATAAATTAAAGCTTGAATATTCCTGCGAAGGAATCTATGCTTCTGTTCCGGAAAAGCTCAACCTTAATCCGGGAGATTTTGTAATCATTCCTACAAGATACGGTAATGACCTGGCAAGAAACCTGGGTAAATGTACTACACCGGTAGGAATAAAACCGTCTGATGTTGTTCAGGTTATCCGTGCAGCTTCAAAAGAGGACCTTGACCATGCAGCAGATCTTCTTGAACGGGAAAAATCAGCTTTTGTTACTTTCAAAGAAAAAGTTGCATATCATCATCTGGATATGAAGCTTATTTCCGTTCATTTTTTAGTTGGTGAACCTAAAGCCCTTTTCTTTTTCTCAAGCGAAAACCGGGTTGACTTCAGGGAACTTGTAAAAGACCTGGTTTCTGTCTTTAAGATGAGAATTGAACTGCGCCAGATTGGTGTTCGTGACGAAAGCCGCATTACAGGCGGTCTTGGTATCTGCGGAAGACCTTACTGCTGCCACAGTATAAATGACAAACTTAAACCTGTAAGCATCAGAATGGCTAAAGACCAGAATCTCAGCCTTAACTCAATGAAAATCAGCGGTCAGTGCGGAAGACTTCTCTGCTGCCTCAGTTATGAGTATGACTGGTACGCACAGGCAAGAAAAAGCCTTCCTAATGAAGGTATACGCATTTACTATGACGGAACGAACTTCCGCGTAACAGAAGTTAATCCTATTACCTTTATGATTAAAATGTCTGGAGAAGATGGTCGCCTTCTTGAAGTAAACGCAAAGCGCTTTGTAAAAGACGGAAATCACTGGAAAATTAACTAA
- a CDS encoding class I SAM-dependent methyltransferase — translation MEEIQNLVEYYDELFPITQEQKEFYKKIISKYKTPAKMLSMGCATGCFENYLSQQGCDVTGIESSPEMLRSANLKRRNQLMSVRFFQMKMGEAAKFLTKGFYDVIYSLNSRIIFSSDREFLDKFFSDCRNILAPGGSLIIQLLNIDAFTGRPMVQLPCFQNVRVKLFTELWLQEDGSQTLVQNIETGNGKMLSVMQDQPVYIPTVMELQEAAKKSGFKKVSLFAGFDETPFTGNEESFVAVFS, via the coding sequence ATGGAAGAAATTCAGAATCTTGTGGAATATTATGATGAATTATTTCCGATAACCCAGGAACAGAAAGAATTTTACAAAAAAATTATTTCAAAATATAAAACTCCTGCAAAAATGCTTTCAATGGGATGTGCAACAGGTTGTTTTGAAAATTATCTTTCGCAGCAGGGGTGTGACGTTACCGGAATAGAATCTTCGCCAGAAATGCTTAGAAGTGCCAATCTGAAGCGCCGCAATCAGCTTATGTCCGTTCGATTTTTTCAGATGAAAATGGGAGAGGCAGCAAAGTTTCTGACAAAAGGCTTTTATGATGTAATTTACAGTCTTAATTCACGGATTATTTTCAGTTCAGACAGGGAATTTTTAGATAAGTTTTTTTCAGACTGCAGGAATATTCTTGCTCCGGGTGGAAGTCTTATAATTCAGCTGCTTAATATTGATGCTTTTACAGGCCGTCCGATGGTTCAGCTTCCGTGTTTTCAGAATGTAAGGGTTAAGCTTTTTACAGAGTTGTGGCTGCAGGAAGACGGTTCTCAGACTCTTGTGCAGAATATAGAAACTGGTAATGGAAAAATGCTTTCCGTAATGCAGGATCAGCCTGTTTATATTCCGACTGTTATGGAACTTCAGGAAGCGGCAAAAAAATCGGGGTTTAAGAAAGTCAGCTTATTTGCCGGCTTTGATGAAACCCCGTTTACAGGCAATGAAGAAAGTTTTGTTGCCGTATTTAGTTAA
- a CDS encoding low molecular weight protein-tyrosine-phosphatase, producing the protein MTRILFICHGNICRSTMAQFVMTDLVKKAGISDQFFIDSKATSTEEIGNPPHYGTINKLRQMNIPVLKHAASQMTRADYENFDMIIGMDEWNYRNIMRIIKKDPEQKVSLLLDYTNRPGDIADPWYTGNFDQTFTDVMEGCQGLLQKLTD; encoded by the coding sequence ATGACCAGAATACTGTTTATCTGCCACGGAAATATCTGCCGTTCAACAATGGCTCAGTTTGTTATGACAGATTTAGTTAAGAAAGCAGGCATATCAGACCAGTTTTTTATTGATTCAAAAGCAACAAGTACGGAAGAAATCGGCAATCCACCCCACTATGGCACAATAAACAAGCTCAGACAGATGAACATCCCTGTGTTAAAACACGCAGCTTCTCAGATGACAAGGGCTGATTATGAAAATTTTGATATGATTATCGGAATGGATGAATGGAATTACCGCAACATAATGCGGATTATAAAAAAAGACCCGGAACAGAAAGTGTCTCTCCTGCTGGATTACACAAACCGTCCGGGTGATATTGCAGACCCCTGGTATACCGGTAACTTTGACCAGACCTTCACAGATGTTATGGAAGGATGTCAGGGGCTCTTACAAAAGCTTACAGATTAG
- a CDS encoding OmpP1/FadL family transporter, which yields MKKSVLFVAAAFTAAGLFASGVENKTNMSTGYLRNPSRNTEAKRPEASYYNVAGTAFMADGLYLEAGNQFVFKEYGNELQTGNAFASYGINDYYSNDETTVWLYPDADFVYKHDKFAVFGNFGVYAGGGSLSYSEGTSATTLLFGKSALSYKQKATQAYTAAATYEAAGDSTTAAAYTAAGDQASAAATALLGAATNHSLDVTSITYGGQLGVAYMFLDNLSFAAGLRYVHGTQSMEIQSSNFVALGNGSDSISYEANGYTVSGVFGIHYRPIEEVDLAVQFQSKSSVKYEVKEVKGALASQFNIYNGKTFHTDLPAALNLGAGWQVIEPLYLSASFNWYFNKFANQDSILGETDYDDSWEVAVGADWDICKWASYSLGLQYGKQGTKDTSNSTFNPVLDSFCVGTGVEVYPAENLTVTLSGLYAKYFDTDYYLESYKTELSKTVVNLSFGVTYKFPNL from the coding sequence ATGAAAAAATCAGTACTTTTTGTGGCAGCTGCTTTTACTGCAGCAGGTTTGTTTGCCAGTGGTGTAGAAAACAAGACAAACATGAGCACGGGTTATCTTCGTAATCCGAGCCGTAATACGGAAGCTAAGCGTCCTGAAGCTTCTTATTATAACGTAGCAGGAACAGCTTTTATGGCAGACGGCCTTTATCTTGAAGCAGGAAACCAGTTTGTATTTAAAGAATACGGAAACGAACTTCAGACAGGAAATGCTTTTGCTTCCTATGGTATAAATGATTACTATTCTAATGACGAAACAACAGTATGGCTTTATCCTGATGCTGATTTTGTTTATAAGCATGATAAATTTGCCGTATTCGGTAACTTCGGTGTATATGCCGGCGGCGGTTCCCTTTCTTACAGTGAAGGAACAAGTGCTACGACACTTCTTTTTGGAAAGTCAGCTTTGTCTTACAAACAGAAGGCAACACAGGCTTATACAGCAGCTGCAACTTATGAAGCAGCAGGCGATTCTACAACAGCAGCAGCTTATACAGCAGCAGGTGATCAGGCTTCTGCAGCAGCAACAGCTCTTCTGGGGGCTGCTACAAATCATTCCCTTGATGTAACTTCAATTACATATGGCGGACAGCTGGGCGTAGCATACATGTTCCTTGATAACCTTTCTTTTGCAGCAGGTCTCCGCTATGTACACGGAACCCAGAGCATGGAAATCCAGTCTTCTAATTTTGTAGCTCTCGGAAACGGAAGTGATTCAATTTCTTATGAAGCAAATGGTTATACTGTAAGCGGTGTATTCGGCATTCATTACCGTCCTATTGAAGAAGTAGACCTGGCAGTTCAGTTCCAGTCAAAATCTTCTGTTAAATATGAAGTAAAAGAAGTAAAGGGTGCTCTTGCTTCTCAGTTTAATATTTATAATGGAAAAACTTTCCACACAGATCTTCCGGCTGCCCTTAATCTTGGTGCAGGATGGCAGGTAATTGAACCTTTGTATTTAAGTGCAAGCTTTAACTGGTATTTTAACAAGTTTGCAAATCAGGATTCAATTCTTGGAGAAACAGACTATGATGATTCATGGGAAGTTGCAGTTGGAGCTGACTGGGATATCTGCAAATGGGCTTCATACAGCCTTGGTCTTCAGTACGGAAAGCAGGGAACAAAAGATACTTCAAACAGCACATTTAATCCGGTTCTTGACAGTTTCTGCGTAGGAACAGGTGTTGAAGTTTATCCTGCAGAAAATCTTACTGTTACACTTTCAGGTCTTTATGCTAAGTACTTTGATACAGATTACTATCTTGAATCATACAAGACAGAACTGAGCAAAACTGTAGTTAACCTTTCATTTGGCGTAACTTATAAATTTCCTAATCTGTAA
- a CDS encoding Hsp20/alpha crystallin family protein: MNTLSLFDTLFGNDGFALTGCSTMPQVDVMETKDSYVLNMDLPGKTESDIELSLKEGILTIASVKQADAKEDKETEKEEEETKWLIKERRNSDFRRTFQLPNDIDAEQVNASFKNGVLTVTMKKRPEPSVKKIAITAA, encoded by the coding sequence ATGAATACACTTTCACTTTTTGACACACTTTTTGGTAATGATGGCTTTGCATTAACTGGATGCAGCACAATGCCTCAGGTTGATGTAATGGAAACTAAGGATTCATACGTTTTGAACATGGATCTTCCTGGCAAAACTGAATCTGACATTGAACTTTCCCTCAAAGAAGGAATCCTTACTATAGCATCAGTTAAACAGGCAGATGCAAAAGAAGACAAAGAAACTGAAAAGGAAGAAGAAGAGACAAAGTGGCTCATAAAAGAACGCCGCAACTCTGACTTCAGGAGAACCTTCCAGCTGCCAAACGACATTGATGCTGAACAGGTAAACGCATCCTTCAAAAACGGAGTTCTTACGGTAACAATGAAAAAACGTCCTGAACCTTCCGTAAAGAAGATTGCAATTACAGCTGCATAA
- a CDS encoding leucine-rich repeat domain-containing protein, with protein MANILVDVVIPEGTIEITEDTIENHRNVRSVKIPESVLVIGDRAFSDCIHLTNIEIPSTVMAIGKYAFANCESLDSVEIPDGIAVIDDGTFSDCVSVESIVLPESVTAIKERAFANCTGVKNLVLPDNLTSCAASAFPNTSKYLSVNKNYLYQDNMMINTGNSMLLFYNGDAEEVKTSREVRGISPRAFYGTKAKLVRISEGVTSISEEAFAGTKGISVILPETVDYIELSAFDKHAKVLCHKGSYAENWCHESGLKQLEDEIA; from the coding sequence ATGGCTAATATTCTTGTTGATGTAGTTATTCCTGAAGGAACTATCGAAATTACTGAAGATACTATAGAAAATCACAGAAACGTACGCTCCGTAAAGATTCCGGAAAGTGTTCTTGTTATTGGTGACAGGGCATTTTCTGACTGTATTCATCTTACAAATATAGAAATTCCATCTACAGTTATGGCTATAGGTAAATATGCCTTTGCTAATTGTGAAAGCCTTGATTCCGTAGAAATTCCTGATGGAATAGCTGTTATTGATGACGGTACTTTCAGCGACTGTGTAAGTGTTGAATCAATTGTTCTTCCGGAAAGTGTAACAGCAATTAAGGAACGTGCCTTTGCAAACTGTACTGGCGTAAAAAATCTTGTTCTGCCTGATAATCTTACTTCCTGTGCAGCTTCAGCTTTTCCAAATACAAGCAAGTATCTTTCTGTAAATAAGAATTATCTTTATCAGGATAATATGATGATAAATACCGGTAACAGCATGCTTTTGTTCTATAACGGTGATGCAGAAGAAGTAAAAACATCCCGTGAAGTACGTGGAATTTCTCCAAGAGCATTTTACGGTACTAAAGCAAAGCTTGTACGCATTTCTGAGGGCGTAACTTCAATAAGTGAGGAAGCTTTTGCCGGAACAAAGGGAATCAGTGTAATTCTTCCGGAAACTGTTGATTATATTGAATTGAGTGCTTTTGACAAACATGCAAAGGTATTGTGTCATAAAGGTTCTTATGCAGAGAACTGGTGTCATGAAAGTGGCTTAAAGCAGCTTGAAGACGAGATTGCATAA
- a CDS encoding fibronectin type III domain-containing protein gives MTRFTKLFSLPVIAGLLLTGCSDSGGGSSDSNPGISLTCGTTLQITDAVPLSTLENTISAIQKNSTADLKWTSSDENVIKITNTTSAAPKLIIYQEGTSTLAVSFTENGSTYSAECNATVTFKDASESSPSFSVDEVADHYATINWSAADNVTYEKFLLLTYKGTDLLSKEELGSSAVTKALSALDSETEYTAKLYGIFSNGSEYTVSSKTFTTLEDTTAPGSVTFNEEKITASAAEEAITLYWSNPADTDLAKIVISISSTEDSTVFDDIELTTASFLKAGAANLSKKITGLMDSLEGTPYSFTIKTYDTSDLHAEANDVTKTFTTKADPAPGNVTFTSYSSTESSITVNWTNPADTDITSAEISITSTEDTRTDLSSLSASLTGSKYKTANAECSYSFSNLLTDGTDGFAYTITVTLTDSHQHKNSGTAQTVNTSKDVTAPGEVNITYVKTRASSITVTWTNPSDSDFTKTTASIYDSSASIIGEAVTQTGSAGASQNCSFTELTEGETYSVVIQTVDEWGNTSTGTTKTITAENPAVSSVSAVTGFSGQAVVSWTDCDEDGLSYIVSAQSQTSGATIPDPITVASGKEKIAVSGLDIGTAYTFTVTPKDDEGTYTAVKSSSLSPVAVIWQLKSGYNEKMIHPAVLVEDYSKGYVTASSMHIIASDHSDKADGPDVSRSSAKYDNWVVLPGLADPTNPDYFSLVADATQKYSADTTGATSTVPSPSSYYIYFDTEGTHAPIPAGSAYSSWGGSSLDANNAESNRMWIGGKSEISDPDNATFYIVEQSDVTKNPTGEHDIPDYEPYVYFKSTGGLFWQHSFCTFLGVSQVNDTPCAAIARQIYTYSGAITLPE, from the coding sequence ATGACTAGATTTACAAAACTTTTTTCACTACCCGTCATTGCAGGATTACTGCTTACTGGTTGTTCAGACTCTGGAGGAGGAAGTTCTGATTCAAACCCGGGCATAAGCTTAACCTGCGGAACAACACTTCAAATCACTGATGCGGTTCCACTAAGCACACTGGAAAACACCATCAGTGCCATCCAAAAAAATTCTACTGCTGATTTAAAATGGACGTCTTCAGATGAAAATGTCATAAAAATTACAAATACAACATCTGCTGCACCAAAACTAATTATCTATCAGGAAGGAACTTCAACTCTTGCTGTAAGTTTTACGGAAAACGGATCAACTTATTCTGCAGAATGCAATGCTACCGTAACATTTAAGGACGCTTCAGAATCATCCCCGTCTTTCAGTGTTGATGAAGTAGCAGACCACTATGCAACCATAAACTGGAGTGCGGCTGATAACGTTACCTACGAAAAATTCCTGCTTTTAACTTATAAAGGCACCGATCTGCTTTCAAAAGAAGAACTGGGAAGTTCTGCCGTAACAAAAGCTCTGTCTGCATTAGACTCGGAAACGGAATACACCGCTAAACTTTACGGTATATTCTCCAATGGTTCTGAATACACTGTTTCTTCCAAAACTTTTACAACATTAGAAGATACAACAGCGCCAGGTTCTGTAACCTTCAATGAAGAAAAAATAACTGCCAGTGCAGCAGAAGAAGCCATAACCCTTTACTGGTCAAACCCTGCAGACACAGATCTTGCAAAAATAGTAATTTCAATTTCGAGCACGGAAGATTCAACTGTTTTTGATGACATTGAACTTACTACAGCATCTTTCTTAAAAGCAGGAGCTGCAAACCTTTCTAAAAAAATTACAGGACTCATGGATTCTTTAGAAGGTACACCATACAGCTTTACAATAAAGACTTATGATACTTCAGACCTTCATGCGGAAGCTAATGATGTAACAAAAACCTTTACAACAAAAGCTGATCCTGCTCCTGGAAACGTTACATTTACTTCATATTCATCAACAGAAAGCTCAATAACCGTAAACTGGACCAACCCTGCTGATACGGATATTACCAGTGCAGAGATTTCAATTACAAGTACGGAAGATACCCGGACAGACCTTTCTTCCCTTTCTGCATCACTTACAGGCAGTAAATATAAAACTGCTAATGCTGAATGTTCATATTCTTTCTCAAATCTTCTTACTGACGGAACAGATGGTTTTGCTTACACAATAACAGTAACGCTTACAGACAGCCACCAGCACAAAAACAGCGGTACAGCTCAGACTGTAAATACGAGCAAAGACGTAACGGCTCCTGGTGAAGTAAACATTACTTATGTAAAAACCAGGGCATCATCAATTACCGTAACCTGGACAAATCCATCTGACAGTGACTTTACAAAAACAACAGCCTCAATTTATGACTCAAGCGCCAGTATCATAGGAGAAGCTGTAACACAGACAGGTTCTGCCGGAGCAAGTCAAAACTGCAGCTTTACGGAACTCACAGAAGGAGAAACCTATTCTGTTGTCATTCAGACAGTTGACGAATGGGGCAATACAAGTACCGGAACAACGAAAACAATTACTGCAGAAAACCCGGCCGTTTCTTCTGTCAGCGCCGTAACAGGATTTTCAGGACAGGCTGTTGTTTCCTGGACCGACTGTGATGAAGACGGACTTTCTTATATTGTTAGTGCACAAAGCCAGACTTCAGGCGCAACTATTCCAGACCCAATAACAGTTGCCTCAGGAAAAGAAAAAATTGCCGTTTCAGGCCTTGATATCGGAACAGCCTACACCTTTACCGTAACACCAAAAGATGATGAAGGAACATACACAGCCGTTAAATCCAGCTCCCTGAGTCCTGTAGCCGTTATCTGGCAGTTAAAATCAGGATATAATGAAAAAATGATACACCCGGCAGTTCTTGTTGAAGATTACTCTAAAGGATACGTAACTGCTTCCAGCATGCACATCATTGCCTCGGATCATAGTGATAAAGCAGATGGTCCTGACGTAAGCCGTTCAAGTGCAAAATATGATAACTGGGTTGTTCTTCCAGGTCTGGCAGATCCTACAAATCCAGACTATTTTTCTTTGGTAGCAGATGCTACTCAGAAATATTCAGCAGATACAACAGGAGCAACTTCTACTGTACCGTCACCAAGCAGTTATTATATTTATTTTGATACAGAGGGCACTCACGCTCCTATACCTGCAGGCTCTGCATACTCCAGCTGGGGTGGAAGCTCTCTTGATGCCAACAATGCAGAATCAAACAGAATGTGGATTGGAGGAAAATCTGAAATTTCTGATCCAGACAACGCAACCTTCTATATTGTAGAGCAGTCTGATGTTACAAAAAATCCTACAGGAGAACACGATATTCCTGATTATGAACCGTATGTATACTTCAAGAGTACAGGAGGACTTTTCTGGCAGCATTCCTTCTGCACATTCCTTGGAGTAAGTCAGGTAAATGATACTCCATGTGCTGCCATTGCCCGTCAGATTTATACTTATTCTGGAGCTATAACGCTTCCGGAATAA